The Salegentibacter mishustinae genome includes a window with the following:
- a CDS encoding four helix bundle protein has protein sequence MSFKTLYAYQKAFDLAMEVFKLSKTFPVEERFALSNQIIRSSRSVCSAIAEAYRKREYPKYFTNKLTDADSENAETQLWLDFAEACEYLPAERKIILQSQSEEVGKLINYMKNNPGKFGVKI, from the coding sequence ATGAGTTTTAAAACCTTATACGCATATCAGAAAGCTTTTGATCTTGCTATGGAAGTTTTTAAACTTTCAAAGACTTTTCCTGTTGAAGAAAGATTTGCTTTAAGCAATCAAATTATTCGATCTTCAAGAAGTGTTTGTTCTGCCATCGCTGAGGCTTATCGAAAAAGGGAATACCCTAAATATTTTACGAATAAACTCACAGATGCTGATTCTGAGAATGCTGAAACTCAATTATGGCTTGACTTTGCAGAAGCCTGTGAATATTTGCCGGCAGAACGTAAGATAATTTTACAATCTCAAAGTGAAGAGGTTGGGAAATTGATAAATTATATGAAAAATAACCCTGGTAAATTTGGAGTCAAAATCTGA
- the ffh gene encoding signal recognition particle protein, with product MFDSLSDKLDNALHVLKGHGQITEVNVAETLKEVRRALVDADVNYKIAKDFTNVVKKKALGQDVLTALKPGQMMVKLVKDELTQLMGGEAEGINLSGDPSVILMSGLQGSGKTTFSGKLANFLKTKKTKKPLLVACDVYRPAAINQLHVVGEQVGVEVFSDEGNQDPVAISKAAIAYAKQNGHNVVIIDTAGRLAVDEAMMTEISNIHEAIQPHETLFVVDSMTGQDAVNTAKTFNERLNFDGVILTKLDGDTRGGAAISIKSVVNKPIKFIGTGEKMDALDVFYPERMADRILGMGDVVSLVERAQEQYDEEEARKLQKKIAKNQFGFDDFLKQLQQIKKMGSMKDLMGMIPGAGKMLKDVDIDDDAFKGIEAIIHSMTPEERSNPKVINSSRKKRISKGSGTSVQEVNQLLKQFNQMGKMMKMMQGGGGQKMMQMMKGMK from the coding sequence GCCACGGGCAAATTACCGAGGTAAACGTTGCCGAAACTTTAAAAGAAGTGAGACGTGCTTTGGTGGATGCCGATGTGAACTATAAAATAGCCAAAGACTTTACCAATGTTGTGAAGAAAAAGGCTTTGGGACAGGACGTTTTAACCGCCCTGAAGCCGGGCCAGATGATGGTGAAATTGGTGAAAGACGAACTAACCCAGTTAATGGGTGGGGAAGCCGAAGGAATTAATCTTTCAGGAGATCCTTCTGTTATTCTTATGTCTGGATTACAGGGTAGTGGTAAAACAACTTTTTCCGGAAAACTTGCTAATTTTCTAAAAACTAAAAAGACCAAAAAACCACTTTTGGTTGCGTGTGATGTGTATCGTCCTGCGGCTATCAACCAGTTGCACGTAGTTGGTGAGCAGGTTGGTGTTGAGGTGTTTTCAGATGAAGGCAACCAGGATCCTGTAGCTATTTCTAAAGCCGCAATTGCATATGCTAAGCAAAATGGTCATAATGTAGTTATTATAGATACCGCTGGTCGTTTAGCTGTGGATGAAGCGATGATGACCGAGATATCGAATATTCACGAAGCAATCCAACCACACGAGACTTTATTCGTGGTAGATTCTATGACGGGTCAGGATGCAGTGAATACAGCAAAAACCTTTAATGAAAGATTAAATTTTGACGGGGTAATCCTTACAAAATTAGATGGTGATACACGTGGTGGTGCAGCGATATCAATTAAATCTGTAGTTAATAAGCCTATTAAGTTTATTGGTACCGGTGAGAAAATGGACGCACTGGATGTGTTCTATCCAGAACGTATGGCCGATAGAATTCTTGGAATGGGAGATGTTGTGTCTCTTGTAGAACGTGCCCAGGAACAATACGATGAAGAAGAAGCAAGAAAGCTTCAGAAGAAAATTGCTAAAAACCAGTTTGGTTTTGATGATTTCCTGAAGCAATTGCAGCAAATTAAGAAAATGGGGTCTATGAAAGACCTTATGGGAATGATTCCGGGAGCCGGAAAAATGCTGAAAGATGTAGATATTGATGATGATGCCTTTAAAGGAATTGAAGCAATAATCCACTCGATGACCCCTGAAGAACGAAGCAATCCAAAGGTTATAAATTCAAGCCGTAAGAAACGAATTAGTAAAGGTTCGGGAACATCGGTACAGGAAGTTAACCAGTTGTTGAAGCAATTCAACCAAATGGGGAAAATGATGAAGATGATGCAAGGTGGCGGCGGCCAGAAGATGATGCAGATGATGAAGGGAATGAAGTAA